Proteins encoded in a region of the Nicotiana tomentosiformis chromosome 9, ASM39032v3, whole genome shotgun sequence genome:
- the LOC138898871 gene encoding uncharacterized protein, translated as MYCDESHVGLSAVLMQDGRVIAYASRQLTVYEKNNAIHDLELEAIVHAFMIWRHNLYGVLCEGKANVVADALSQKAESLDSLEYLPAMERPLALDVQDLANQFVILDVSEQSRDIVQHGDAKEVTIRDNGVLQMQGRLCVPNVDSFHELILQEAHSSRYSIHPGTAKMYQELRQPYWWRRMKKDIVECVARYLNCQKVKYEHQRSDGLL; from the exons ATGTATTGTGATGAGTCACATGTTGGCCTTAGTGCGgtgctgatgcaagatggtagggtgattgcctatgcgtctagacaactAACGGTGTATGAGAAGAATAATGCTATCCACGACCTGGaattagaagctattgttcatgctttcATGATTTGGCGGCACAATTTGTACGGTGTCCTTTGTGAG gggaaggccaatgtggtggccgatgctttgagtcaaaAGGCAGAGAGCTTGGATAGTTTAGAATATCTACCGGCaatggagaggccattagcattggatgttcaggacttggctaaccagtttgtcatattggatgtttcggagcagAGTCGA gacatagttcagcacggcgatgccaaggaggttacgaTTAGGGATAACGGTGTGTTACAGATGCAGGgccggctatgtgtgcccaatgtggatagttttcatgagttgattcttcaggaggcccacagttcgcggtactccattcatccgggtaccgctaagatgtatcaggaattGAGGCAGccttattggtggaggaggatgaagaaggacatagtggagtgtGTAGCTCGGTACCTAAATTGTCAgaaggtgaagtacgagcaccagagatcAGATGggttgctttag